TTTACGTTGGACTCCAAGTTTCAACTACTAAGTATGTTTGTCCGGAAGTTGTTGATTATGTTCATAGATGGGAGACCAAGCTTGATTGGATAATTATTATCGGGAGTGGTTGTTTTGGGCTTGAACTCGATGAAGTTTTCCCTATGGAAGTTTTGGGTCAACTTAGGCTTGAAATTGatcttggaaacctaagaatgaagatgaagaagcctagaaggagaaagatgGAAAGAGAAATGAAACAGATTGAGAGAGTTGGTATTGGGTAAGAGCAGTGACCAATTGTTGaagttcttgaggacaagaactttctcaaggaggggggaattgtcatgatcccgaggatccccaaggatagagtaggaaatataatagtatttagcttacatgcattactatactttgtaatttcctttcttctttgggagcaaaaaggtgaaatccctcaccCCGGGGGCCCCCGCAGCTCAGCCCCAAGATTTTTGCGGGAGGGTTAAATCATGGAATCCAGGACCGAGGTTCGAACACGGGACTTATAACTGACTATATAGCAGTCTATAGTCCAAGGCCTCTTTGGGAGCAACTCGTGCTCGTCCTCAACCTCTGGGCTATGCCCGTGGGGgcaatttcctttcttctttctgttaGTCATTGTAGTAACTGCACATAGGTGCATGTGCAATGCTATGAGGCTATATAAGCCGCAACTAGAGAGGATGGAaggcatgcttgaattgattaataaaactctcattctctctctaagatttctctcaaatctctttctcgtttctcccccctttctctcaatatctctctctttctactgTTTTTCCCCTtccttcaattctgatttcttcccccaattcttatcacaaccctagggttgtgacaccCTTCCCACATATGAACATCAAGACCGATTGAGACCATTATAGGTAGTTCTGCCCATTCAATTTATATCCAATGATAGTGAACATATTATTGTCAATAACTCCTTGATTGTTGGTGGGTAAATGGATAATTTTGAATGATTGAGGACTCTTGCCGGCCATGTTGACGAGTAGTGAAAAAAACAAGTGGCTGAAAGGAGAAAAACACTACAGGAGGAAGGGCGAGTAGTGGTTTATCAGAAGAGGCTTGGGAGTGAATCAAAActcagctttgataccatgtagaatTAATTGAGAGAAGAGAATAATCCTCGGTTTCATTTGGTAGTGCTCAATATATACATGATTAGGAGATAGAAGTCCTACCTAATGTACAAGTCTAATCTATCTATAAGTACAAAATCTAATCTATTTAAGTTTACAAATTATCTATGTTAACCTAGATCTCACCCCTTAATATGATCACTCAATCCTCAACACACACCCGATCAATCTCTCAATCTCACAATATAATAGAGAAGATACAAGGAATGCATCAAGAACagtaaagaaaacacaaaacttatcctggttcagtctcaaaTGAGACCTATATCTAGATTGGCTTTGCCCTTagctttctccactatctttgAATGATGATACACGATTACATGTGCCCTATAAACCCAACTCTCTCACAGCCCATAAAATttgaaagctatatagagttgaTACCAGTAAGATATACCCTCTTTGACACAGTACATACTCGCacaagatagaataaaaatcACAATGAAAGCTGATCACAAAGCCTACCTtccaacccctatttataggctatagAGGCGGAATAACTATCCTGACCGACTGCCCCTAAAAGGTAGTTAAAACAGAACCGGTCAGCCTTCTAGAAATATATTCTTCTAGAagaatttatacataaaataaatcccTTACATTTCTCTCACATTAATACtcctaatctagtacaaatgaCTTTTAACAATCTATCTGCAAAATAGAAATAACCAGCTAACTAATAGGAGAGATATTCGGCCTTATCTCTAGCTTTGAATGCTTCGAATATTTAGGAGCATTATCTCGGATGTAACTTCCTAATAATGCCACtgatttcattttaattctccACATTCAGGTTTTTGTCAGAAAAGTTATTGATCTGCACGATAAGTACATAGCATATGTGGATTGTTGTTTTGCAAATCACTCCCTCTTTCACAAGGTATGTTCTGAAGAGATGATGAAttgggttttttctttttctttattttattttgcccATAAAGTTAACTTTCATTGCTTCTTCCCTAGGCCCTGAAAGAGGCTTTTGAGATTTTCTGTAACAAACAAGTTTCTGGCTGTTCAAGTGCTGAGCTACTGGCTTCCTTTTGTGACAACATCCTCAAGAAGGGCGGGAGTGAAAAATTGAGTGATGAGGCCATTGAGGACAGATTAGATAAAGTAGCTTTCTTGTTTCTTCATTTAAATTTCCTCCTTTGCGTGGAATTATTCTGCTAATCCTAATTCATTTCTGCAGGTAGTGAAGTTGCTTGCTTATATTGGTGATAAAGACCTTTTCGCCGAGTTCTATAGGTCAGTTAGCTTCTTTTATGTTTCTTATGTTTTCTTGCAAGGGGCTGTCATGTGCTTGCTTAATGCACTGTATACGTGGATAAGGGAGGTAGTTATAGGCTGATATGCCTTGCACTTAGAGCATGCTATGTGTACCTATACTTTGGTGGCGATGACTTTGGGCATGAAAGGATTCCCATGAGACTTGGGGAAAtcagtataaatataaattgatcTCACCCTTGGAAGTTATGAGAAGATTcattaattcaattttgaatttctccctccaattttctgtcaactcccccccccccccccaatcatTCTCTCTCTACCCCTGGTCTACAGAATTCTCTCAAGGATTCTCATTAGATCCTTAAGATCtgacaattttggtatcagagctcatCCTAGGCCAAGGTGGTTCATTGTGAATTCGACTCGATGGTTGAGGGAGCTTAGATAAAGAATTTGGAGTCACAACTGCAACAGTTCGGCTCAACAGTGGGCGACTTGCAAGCTTGCGTGGATTAGTTGGAGATCGGATCTAATCAAAACCACGAGGCAATCATTTCAATAGATTGAAAGCTGGACGGAGCGGTTTCTCAGATTCGTGAGGAGGCCAGATCAAGGAGCAATTGCAAGGGTTCATGGTGAGGTTTGCCAGGCATAATTCGGTAAGACTCTCTCCTGACTTTCCTCCTAGGTAGAGATTTGACCCGATTCTACCCAGACACGGGATGAACCAGAGGGCACTTGGAACCTTCAAAATTGGAGATGATCCAATGGAGGTAGAGGAGAATGTAATGGGGCGTAGGCAAGAAGTGCCAGTGGTGCACAACCAATCTAGATTCCCCATGCCAAGGCTAGATATCCCAATCTTTGATGGGATGAGCCCCAAGTGGTGGATTAGAAGGTGCGAGATGATGTTTGAATGGTATGGAGTCCTAGTCAATAAAGGGTGGCCTTAGTTGCAACCTTCCTTCCTCAACGATGCAGGAGATGCTGGTACCAAGGGTGGTCCAAGGTGAAAGAGGGCTATCAGTGGGCCGAATTTGCAAAGGAATCAAGGTCTGGTGGACATAGTGGAGGAATTCAACAAGATTAGACATGAGGGACCTGTGTTAGAGTACCAACtcaagtttgaagaattgaaggcACTCATGTTGAACCATAACCCCCACCTCACTGAAGCTTACTTCGTCTCAAGCTTCATAAGCGGCTTGAATGAAGAATTGAGACCAATGGTGAAGGTTTTACAACCTAAGACTCACAAATATGCAGCAGAAAGTGCAAGGTTACTTGAGTTAACAGTAGAAGCCCTATTAAAGAAGCAAAGGTTGTTGGTTAAGAGTGGAGTTCACAATGTGCTGCCACCAGGGGGTAAGGGCTTTGGTAAGGAAGTAAGTAGAGGGGTGCATGGAGTTACGAGTTTGGCACTACCGGCTCCTAATACTCAAGGAGGGAAGGTGATAGAGAAGAGGAGGTAGGCCGGGCTCTGTTCCTGGTGTGGGGACAAGTATTTTTTGGGCCACTAATGCAAGAAGCAATTGCTTCTACTAGAAGGGGAGGAAGGAGATGAAGCGGGAGAGGAGGAAACAACTAATGTGCATGAAGGAGCAGAGGAAGATAATAGAGAAATATCATTGCATGCATTGAGAGGGCTGGCTAATAGTAAGATAATCGAGGTGGAAGGAAAGGTAGAGGATTGCACATTGAGGATcttgattgatagtggaagcacccaTAACTTTCTAGATGAAGGGACAACTCGGAGATTGAAGTGCACCTTGGTTAATACTCAACCCCTAATAATTATGGTGGCTGATGGTAACAAAGTGATGAGATGGTTAGCCTACGTAGGTTCTGTTGGGAGATGCAGGGGGAGGAATTTGAGGCTGACCTATGGTTACTCAAGTTAGGAGGATGTCATGTCGTTTgtgggtggattggatgaagcatGTAAGTCCAATCTATTTTGACTTCAACAAGATGGAGGTGACATTTGAGAAGGAAGGTAAGAAAATGATCCTCAGGCAGTAAGGAGATGGGGCTATGTAAAATGATTACGGGGAGACAATTACAAAAGATGTTCAAACAAAAGATGACTCAGATGGCCCTACTGTTTTCCATCCAGGCCATGGAAGGAGTGGAAGAAGAAGGCTAAGAGCTGGGGAATGACCTCATGCTAATTGTCAGCAACCTGCCCCAAGTTGAATTGGAGGTAAAACAACTTGACCTTCTTAATATACTTTTAGTTGAATTTGAGGATCTTTTTGTGGAACCTAATTCCTTACCCCCTCATAGGACCCTCGATCATTCTATTAACCTGAAACCTAACACAGAGCCTATCAATGCTAGAGCATACCGTTATCCCCCCCaaccaaaagacaaaaatagaaatCCCTGATTCGACCAAGCCATAGTCCCTTTGCATCCCTTGTGTTggtcaaaaagaaagaaggatcaTGGCGTTTTTGTGTGGACTACTGCCAATTAAATGCCATGATAGTTAAAGACAAATTCCCTATTCCCTTCATTGAGGACCTATTGGATGAGTTGAAACAtgctactattttttttaaacttgacCTCCGATCGAGCTATCACCAAGTCAAAATGAAGGCACAAGACATACCAAAAACTGCCTTCCGAACCCACTAGGGCCATCACGAATTCTTGGTAGTACCCTTTGGTCTTACCAATGCCTCATCTACATttcaatccttgatgaaccagATATTTGAGCCCTACCTAAAGAACtttatcctcttcttttttATGACATACTCGTGTATAGCTAGACCTTTGAGCAACGCCTTACACACCTAAGGACTACATTTGAGATCCTCTGAATCAATCGATTGTATATCAACAGGCCAAAAATTGCCTTTGCACAAGGGCAAGTGGAGTACCTGGGGTATATTACTTCGAGTAATGGTGTAAGCACTGATCCAAGGAAGGTAGTAGCCATGATCTCATGGCCAAGGCCTACTACCCTTAAGGCCTTGAGGGGATTCTTGGGCCTAATTGACTATTATAGAAGGTTTGTGAAGGATTATGGGGTGATAAGCAGGCCACTCACAATTACTGAAGAAGGAAGGTTTCAAGTGGGGCCCCAAGGTTGAGACAACCTTTGAGCAATTGAAGAAAGCTATGAGTGAGGCCCTGGTGTTGGGGTTACCAGATTTTACTAAGACCTTTGTAATGAAGACTGATGCATGTGGCACAGGTATTGGGGCTGTTCTAATGCAAGAAGGAATACCCCTAGCGTTCATCAGTCAAGCACTGGTCCTCAAACACGCAAGCTTGAGCATTCATGAGAATGAGTTTTGGTTGTCCTAATTGTGGTCAATaagtggaggcattacttggaaGGGGACTAATTTGTGATCAAGACAGACCACAAAATCCTAAAGTTTCTGTTGCAACAAAAATTTGTGATCAAGATAGACCACAataagagggtgtttggctgAGCGGTTTGACCGATTATAAGCTATTAGTTTAGCTTATAAGCTGTCAAGCTTCTTTTGTTAAGCTTTTGGCAAcaccaaaaaatttaaaagctaTACAGTTTAAACACTAAAACCAATAGTGTTTGGAAAAAGCTTCCCCCCAAGCTTTTCCAAAATGTTGCCAGCTTCTTTTATGCGTTGACGGAGTAAATTACCTATTTACCCTCAAACAAAACACCAATTTCCAACCTATATCCTTCTTCAACCCTCTGCAATCTCTGATCCCTCCCGTTGCCAAACCCTTCTCTGGCCGCCACCGTCGCCGTTGCTTTCGCCCCCACCGTCGCCCTAGCCCATCATCCGTTGCCTCTGTTGCCTTCATTACTGCCTCCTCTtgctaggggtgttcaaaaaaaccggTGCACCGCGGAAACCggccaaaccaaaccgaaccaaaccgatccgatcggtttttttttttgacggtcgaaaacggtttggattTTGTCCAAACCGCGTGGTTTGCAGTTTGGACAGTttgcggttcggttttaaaccgaaccgcccaaaaaaataataataaaaattattattataaaaatctaataattggcaacccatcctatttattttttacactattttgtctttatttttttgctcctatttatttacatttaattgtctttatttaccaatatttgtgtctttatttaccaatatttgtgtctttatttaccatttttaaatatcttttctagtgattttaaatagcatttcaaaccgcggtaaaccgcaccaaacccaaaccagaccgcggtctgATTTGGTCGAAAAATCGCACTAGCGGTTTGGcttgctgaaaatgattcagaccgaCCAAACCGCACTGCGAACATCCCTACCTCTTGCTGTCGCCCTGCGTTTCTATTTactgttttatatatatatcacatatatattgaattaatatacatatataataatgtatataatatatataatatatgttaaacatatattgaattaatatatgttaacatttttattaaaaattaatatttttattaattttatttgcattattcaACATGTTTATTTTcgtctttttgtcaagttctaATAGCTTATCAactctttcaaaccaaacatataACTATTAATGGATAGCTTAAGAATACATTTATCCGAACacgttatcaacttaaacgCTATCTAACTTTTAAGTTTTAGATAACTTAAAAGATAAGTAGCTTTTAAGCTACATTAAAAACGCTCAGCCAAACACCcccttacaaaaaaaaaaaggggatgACCAAGCTAATGGGGTTAGATTACATCATATAGTAcaagaaagggaaggagaatatTGCGACCGATGTGTTGTTAAGGTGTTAGGAAGAAGGGGCTTCTACAACTACTATTGTTCTGGTGCCAGATTGGTATGAGGAGGTTGTTGCAAGTTATGAGTTGGACGAGCAAGTTAAGGGTCTGTTGGAGCAGCTAATTCTGGAGCCCTCAAGTAAAATGGGGTATACACTAAAGAATGGTTTGATTAGAAATCAAGGAAGAATAATAATGGGGGTATGTAAGACACTTAAGGAGAAAATATTGTAGACACTACATGAATCCGCTCTCGGACGACATTCAGGGATACAAAACATTTACCACGTGATCTCAAGGTGTTCACCAGTCTCCTTTGGCAAGCACTGTTGAAATCTTTAGGGGCTAAGCTAAGCATGCCTTTAGCCTACAACCCCCAAATCGATGGGCAAACTGAGAGAGTCAATCATTGTTTGGAGACCTACCTAAGGTGGCTATGCTTCCTACACCCTAAAGGCTGGCACAAATGGCTCTCtttagcccaatggtggtacaattcaagCCATCCTAGCTCTATCTGGATGTCATCCTTTGAAGCCTTGGTTGGCTACAAACCGCCCCTCCTACCGGCCATCCAAGGTACTACCAATGTAGTAGTAGTGGATGCCCACCTCCAACAAAGATAGGAGGTCTTATAGCAACTCAGAAAAGAATTAGCCACTGCCCAAAATCGAATGACGTGGATAAAGGGAGAAATGAAAGGGTATTTACAGTGGGGGAGGAGGTCTACTTGAAGCTAAGACCTTCATACCTTAAGGCTATGACTTTATGTCCTCTTTCAAAACTGAGCCTGAGGTACTATGGACCTTTTCCCATTATAGCCAAATTAGGAAATGTGGCCTATAAGCTTCAATTACTAGCGAATACCCAAATTCATTCGGTGTTCCACGTGTTGTTACTCAAAAAGTTTGTAGGGGAGCATGCAATGAGCCCCAACCTACCATTGGGCATTGGTGACAACAACCCTATAGTGGAGCCGATGGCCATACTAGATAAGAGGGTCATTTACAAACAGGGAGCCCCCATTACTTAGGTGCTAGTGAAATGGTCCAACCTCCACTCAGACAACAATATGTGGGACTATCTACCAGATTTGCTCAAACAATTCCCTAGGGTTGCTAAACTACTCTAcatttcttgagaacaagaaATTTTTCAAGGGGAGGGTAATTGTCATGTGCCTGCTTAATGCACTGTACATGTGAATAAGGGAGGTAGTTATAGGCTGATATGCCTTGTACTTAGAGCATGCTATGTGTAACTGTACTTTGGCAGTTATGACTTTGGGCAGGAAAGGATTCCCATGAGACTTGGGGAAATCACTATTAAGTATAAACTGATCTCATCCTTGGAAGTTATGAGAAGATTCATTAATTCAATTCTGAATTTCTCCCTCTAATTTTCtgtcaactctctctctctctccgttgatcattctctctctctaccccTGTTCTATTGAATTCTCTCGAGAATTCTCGTCAGATCCTTAAGATCTAACAGGGggcattttttttaaagttaattacCTCCTCTCATGATATACATGTGTGcatgtttgtatgtatgtatatgcatatgcattatgtgtatatattggTATGTAAATACATTTTGGTGGGAAGAAGGTAATTTACTAGTTTTAGTATAAATAGGAAAATGACTTACGGATTTTGAATGGGTATGCCATTTTCCTCTTTTTGaggcataaaaatatttttcatgttttttttcatCCAAACACTAGAAAATGGGTAAAATATTTCCTCAGAAGCTATTTTACTTATAAACAAACAGAGCCCTAGGCTTGCtatattgttgttgtaattACCTCCTCCTCTCATGCTTTCTCAAGCAGGTGATTTAGCACTTATTTCTGGAATTGTTTGCTGGCAGGAAAAAGCTATCTCGTCGTCTGCTTTTTGATAAGAGTGCTAATGATGACCATGAAAGACTTATCCTTACAAAGTTGAAGCAACAATGTGGAGGACAATTCACCTCAAAGATGGAGGGAATGGTCTGTGTTGACTGCTCAAAtataatttctctttctttgcaTGTAATTGGTGTTTTTACTgattccttttctctttttctttttattttcttcatccAGGTTACTGATTTAACATTGGCTAGGGAAAATCAGAACCATTTTGAGGAATATCTTAGCAAAAACCAACATGTAAATCCTGGTATTGATTTGACTGTTACTGTCCTTACCACTGGATTCTGGCCAAGTTATAAATCCTCTGATCTTAGTCTGCCTGTGGAGATGGTAATGCTTACTACCACCACCACCGTATTCTTATTAGGGGGAACATCACATGTACTGTTGAATTAAGATGTTTCTAACTTATTTCCTGCCCATCTCTCTAGGTTAAGTGTGTTGAGGTTTTCAAGGAATTCTATCAAACTAAAACAAAACACAGAAAGCTCACATGGATTTATTCATTGGGTACTTGCAACATAAATGGCAAGTTTGAAGCAAAAACTATAGAGCTGATTGTGGGAACTTATCAGGTGATTTACATTTATGGCATCCTCCCATATGCACACCTCATGGATTCGAATGCCCTTAAAAACTTTTTGGCTGTTTTCAGGCTGCAGCTCTTTTGCTATTCAATAGTTCAGATAAACTAAGCTATTCAGAAATCAAGACCCAATTGAATTTGGCCGATGATGATTTAGTAAGATTGCTCCAGTCTCTATCATGTGCCAAGTACAAAATTCTTAATAAAGAACTGACAACAAAAGCTGTCACCCCAAATGATTCCTTCGAGTTCAACTCTAAATTCACTGACAGAATGAGGAGGATCAGGGTTAGACACACACTCTCTATCTGCTATTTCCTGTTGCCTTCCCTCCACTCTCCCCTGTTTGATGCATTTAGATGACGTTAAACTTTAATTTGTTCAATCAGATTCCTCTCCCACCATTGGATGAAAGGAAGAGGGTGGTTGAAGATGTTGACAAGGATAGGCGTTATGCTATTGATGCCTCAATTGTACGCATAATGAAGAGTCGGAAAGTTCTGGGTCATCAACAACTAGTCATGGAATGCGTTGAGCAGTTAAGCCGCATGTTTAAGGTATGTCAGTGCTACATATGtgaatacaaacaaaaaattaaaatgaatgcaATGTAGGAAATTTCAGATATCTATTCTTCTATTATTTAACCAAACACTTGATTTGGTGTTCAAAGCATTGAATTTCCGCCTCACCCACTTGAACACAGATCTCTTCTCAGCTTTCCACGAGGCAACCTCTTTGCAGTGGACCACCTCTAGCATTTCTCTGTAAACCACCATTCAGCAAGCAACCAGTAATCCACCACCCTCTAGCTTTTCTGCATCCAACAAATACACTTTCCCATCAAAACACCACTCTGACAACTCCCTTGCCAATCATCAACCGGCAACTCAGCTTTGGGATCTTAATCATCATTTCTATCAGATGCCTTAAAGTACCTCTCTGACATCACCAGCAAAATCCTTTCCTCACCCTGACCACCGGTCACTTGCATCCTCCTCATCACATTGACATAACAACCCCCAGGCCCCCACTCCTTCCCTTCATGAAATCAATTTCCATAGTTTCTCTTACACATATTAGTGATCTAAAAATCGGCCTAGACGGCCGCCGTGATTATGGCCTAATTGGCCCCCTTAGGCACCGGCCCAGCTAATCGGTACCAGGCTGCGCTTAGTCGGCCAAGGCGGTCGCCTAGCCGCATAAACCGCCTGGGCCATTATGGCCTAATCGGTCGTCTAATCCATTTTGTATGTTAGgttttttgtttccccttaccccttctctctctctcgcgtaCCATCGCCGACCGTCTCTTGCGGAGTCGCCATCGCCGCTTGCCATTTCTGTCTCAGCCTCTCTCGTTGCACGCTACCGCCGTCTCTTGTGGAGTCGCTGTTGCTGCTTTCCATTTCTGTCTTAGCCTTTCTCGTCACACGCCACCGACCATCATTCCACTTTCTAGTTTTtggttctctctctcatc
This genomic stretch from Diospyros lotus cultivar Yz01 chromosome 1, ASM1463336v1, whole genome shotgun sequence harbors:
- the LOC127810145 gene encoding cullin-1-like isoform X2 → MNYHKTIELDEGWDFMQRGITKLKKILEGLPESQFSSEDYMMLYTTIYNMCTQKPPHDYSQQLYDKYKEAFEEYINAMVLPCLKEKHDEYMLRELVRRWANHKVMVRWLSRFFHYLDRYFIARRSLPGLNEVGLTCFRELVYQELKSKVRDAVIALIDQEREGEQIDRALLKNVIDIFVEIGMGHMEYYENDFEVDMLKDSAAYYSRKASNWIVEDTCPDYMLKAEECLKKERDRVSHYLHSSSEHKLAEKVQNELLVVYSTQLLEKEHSGCHALLRDDKVTDLNRMYRLFCKITKGLDPIANIFKQHVTAEGTALVQQAEDVARNKVFVRKVIDLHDKYIAYVDCCFANHSLFHKALKEAFEIFCNKQVSGCSSAELLASFCDNILKKGGSEKLSDEAIEDRLDKVVKLLAYIGDKDLFAEFYRKKLSRRLLFDKSANDDHERLILTKLKQQCGGQFTSKMEGMVTDLTLARENQNHFEEYLSKNQHVNPGIDLTVTVLTTGFWPSYKSSDLSLPVEMVKCVEVFKEFYQTKTKHRKLTWIYSLGTCNINGKFEAKTIELIVGTYQAAALLLFNSSDKLSYSEIKTQLNLADDDLVRLLQSLSCAKYKILNKELTTKAVTPNDSFEFNSKFTDRMRRIRIPLPPLDERKRVVEDVDKDRRYAIDASIVRIMKSRKVLGHQQLVMECVEQLSRMFKPDFKAIKKRVEDLITRDYLERDKENPNLFRYLA